In one Nocardioides luteus genomic region, the following are encoded:
- a CDS encoding DUF3427 domain-containing protein, with protein MSDLGSHDGLYELLVTNDLHDQLRRVADRDVETGHVDQADQPHVLARHVYQAAVRSLEAVKDPELRVKAANQLIAQLETGDADHIVTPPTELRRISSPQAPGTITYLNTRPKTPLTEAALLTNSKEEPSLAAELRAEIDTSDEVDLLCAFVRWYGLRLVEPELRRLRDRGGRLRVITTTYTGSTERDALDRLVRDFGAQVKVQYDAQRTRLHAKAWMFRRNTEFDTAYVGSSNLTRTAMVEGVEWNVRLSRKGTPSLFDKFTATFDTYWNHGDFELYDPDRDRDRLDDALAEASGRSRGDRVTISLSGLEVRPYPYQQKMLDDLDAERTLHDRHHNLVVAATGTGKTVVAALDYRRLTENNADGKRPKLLFVAHRKEILQQSLRTYREVLSDATFGELYVDGARPERWEHVFASVQSLKSYGVSQIPSEAYDIVVIDEFHHAEAKSYRELIDHLRPAELIGLTATPERADGVNVASFFDNRIATQLRLWDALGADLLCPFHYFAVSDNTDLRAVKWVRGKYDDTALSSLYTGNDARARIILNELRDKMPDVSQMRALGFCVDVAHANYMADVFNKAGIPAGVVTGTTASAVRRDSIAALRERRLNVLFSVDVFNEGLDIPDVDTVLFLRPTDSATVFLQQLGRGLRRTRDKAVLTVLDFVGHQNKQFSWDRKLRAMTGLTRAALRREVERGFPFLPAGCQIVMDREAQALIVDNLKSQISNRWPSMVQELRSYGDLSLSEYLNESGMELPDVLRKGQHSWTELRRMAGLPVPDGTSAEARLLRRVRAFSHVDDPLRAATFSRLLADDAPSYSTLSSGEQRLANMLFFSLWPDGGGFDSIDAGFRALRAEQATRSEIKAVVDLAFDSARHRLSDLSGPLSKVPLMVHARYQREEILAALGYASLDRKPNSMREGVKHIPELNVDAFFINLKKSEADFSPTTMYRDYPISPTLFHWETQSTTSVTSKTGQRYLTGASNVLLFAREQADGVFGTSPYLFLGPATYVSHTGDRPIAITWRLDHAMPTDFFTAASVAAS; from the coding sequence ATGATGGCCTCTACGAACTGCTCGTCACCAACGACCTTCATGACCAGCTCAGACGAGTAGCCGATCGCGACGTCGAGACCGGCCACGTGGACCAGGCCGACCAGCCACACGTACTTGCGCGCCACGTCTACCAAGCAGCCGTACGCAGCCTTGAGGCCGTGAAAGATCCCGAGCTTCGGGTGAAGGCCGCCAACCAACTCATCGCCCAGCTCGAGACCGGCGATGCGGACCACATCGTCACTCCCCCGACCGAGCTCCGGCGGATCAGCAGCCCACAGGCACCAGGCACGATCACCTACCTCAACACCCGCCCGAAAACCCCACTCACTGAGGCGGCCCTGCTCACAAACTCCAAGGAGGAGCCCAGCCTCGCCGCCGAGCTCCGCGCCGAGATCGACACCTCCGACGAGGTAGATCTGCTCTGCGCCTTCGTGCGCTGGTACGGACTCCGCCTCGTCGAGCCCGAACTGAGACGCCTCCGCGACCGGGGCGGACGGCTCCGAGTCATCACCACCACCTACACCGGATCAACTGAGCGTGACGCGCTCGACCGACTCGTTCGAGACTTCGGTGCCCAGGTGAAGGTTCAGTACGACGCTCAGCGCACCCGTCTGCACGCCAAGGCATGGATGTTCCGCCGCAACACCGAGTTCGACACCGCGTACGTCGGCTCTTCCAACCTCACCCGGACGGCCATGGTCGAGGGCGTGGAGTGGAACGTACGCCTGTCTCGCAAGGGAACGCCTTCCCTGTTCGACAAGTTCACGGCCACGTTCGATACCTACTGGAACCACGGCGACTTCGAACTGTATGACCCCGACCGAGACCGGGATCGGCTGGACGATGCGTTGGCCGAGGCATCCGGGCGGAGCCGTGGAGATCGAGTCACGATCTCGCTTTCGGGCCTTGAGGTCAGGCCATATCCGTACCAGCAGAAGATGCTCGACGACCTGGACGCGGAGCGTACGCTGCACGACCGGCATCACAATCTCGTGGTCGCTGCGACTGGGACTGGAAAGACCGTCGTCGCTGCACTCGACTACAGACGACTCACCGAGAACAACGCCGATGGAAAGCGGCCCAAGCTTCTGTTCGTGGCGCATCGCAAGGAGATCTTGCAGCAGTCTCTGCGGACCTACCGCGAGGTCCTCTCCGACGCGACCTTCGGCGAGCTCTACGTCGACGGAGCTCGCCCAGAGCGTTGGGAGCACGTCTTCGCCAGTGTGCAGTCACTGAAGTCGTATGGCGTCTCGCAGATTCCGTCGGAGGCATACGACATCGTCGTCATCGATGAGTTTCATCATGCCGAGGCGAAGTCGTACCGAGAGCTCATCGACCATCTGAGACCCGCAGAACTGATCGGGCTGACCGCGACGCCGGAGCGCGCGGACGGGGTGAACGTCGCTTCGTTCTTCGACAACCGCATCGCCACCCAGCTCCGGCTGTGGGACGCACTGGGCGCAGACCTCCTCTGTCCCTTCCACTACTTCGCTGTCTCCGACAACACCGACCTCCGAGCTGTGAAGTGGGTGCGCGGAAAGTACGACGACACAGCACTCTCCTCGCTATATACCGGTAACGACGCTCGCGCCCGGATCATCCTCAACGAACTCCGCGACAAGATGCCCGACGTGTCGCAGATGCGTGCCCTCGGCTTCTGTGTCGACGTCGCTCATGCCAACTACATGGCGGACGTCTTCAACAAGGCTGGGATCCCTGCCGGAGTGGTCACCGGCACCACTGCCTCCGCCGTACGCCGCGACTCCATTGCCGCTCTGCGAGAGCGACGACTCAACGTGCTGTTCTCCGTCGACGTCTTCAATGAAGGCCTCGACATCCCTGACGTGGACACCGTGCTGTTCCTTCGGCCTACCGACTCTGCAACGGTCTTTCTGCAGCAGCTTGGTCGCGGCCTGCGGCGCACCCGCGACAAAGCAGTTCTCACAGTTCTCGACTTCGTCGGCCATCAGAACAAGCAGTTCTCCTGGGACCGGAAGCTGCGAGCGATGACCGGACTGACCCGAGCCGCCCTACGCCGCGAAGTGGAACGCGGCTTCCCATTCCTGCCCGCCGGTTGCCAGATCGTCATGGACCGCGAGGCACAGGCGCTGATTGTCGACAACCTCAAGTCGCAGATCTCGAACCGCTGGCCCTCGATGGTTCAGGAACTGCGCTCATACGGCGACCTTTCCCTTTCTGAGTACCTCAACGAGTCGGGGATGGAACTGCCCGACGTTCTGCGCAAGGGCCAGCACTCATGGACAGAGCTGCGCCGCATGGCTGGCCTGCCAGTTCCGGACGGCACCTCTGCCGAGGCGAGATTGCTGCGTCGCGTACGCGCGTTTTCACACGTAGATGACCCGCTCCGTGCGGCCACCTTCTCTCGGCTGCTCGCCGACGATGCGCCGTCGTATTCAACGCTTTCCTCCGGCGAGCAACGATTGGCCAACATGCTCTTCTTCTCGCTCTGGCCCGATGGCGGCGGATTCGATTCGATCGATGCCGGCTTCAGGGCCCTCCGAGCAGAGCAGGCGACACGGTCCGAGATCAAGGCTGTTGTCGACCTCGCCTTCGACTCCGCGCGGCACCGCCTGTCCGACCTTTCCGGTCCTCTTTCCAAGGTGCCGCTTATGGTCCACGCGCGCTATCAGCGCGAAGAGATCCTGGCAGCCCTTGGCTACGCGAGCCTCGATCGCAAGCCGAACTCGATGCGCGAAGGGGTCAAGCACATCCCCGAGCTCAACGTGGATGCGTTCTTCATCAACCTCAAAAAGTCCGAAGCCGACTTCTCCCCCACCACGATGTATCGCGACTACCCGATCAGCCCGACGCTGTTCCACTGGGAGACGCAGTCCACGACCTCGGTGACGAGCAAGACCGGCCAGCGCTATCTGACCGGCGCAAGCAACGTGCTGCTCTTCGCACGCGAACAGGCCGACGGAGTTTTCGGAACGTCGCCGTACCTCTTCCTCGGCCCGGCCACCTACGTCTCCCACACAGGTGATCGCCCCATCGCGATCACCTGGCGCCTGGATCACGCCATGCCGACCGATTTCTTCACCGCAGCCTCAGTCGCCGCAAGCTAA
- a CDS encoding DNA/RNA non-specific endonuclease: MATLLLASLVAVPATAIDVPFDPLPIPGEDACNNLDAPIPASPHGFGSFVVKLDIDRAGWSADPFADEHPASIESVYGTSPQWFTYDNGCTGQFVAEAGTALSNILLELAGLLPNWSHALLHSVLSPSSWLIALEEPVVEATTATAQGVWSPWLPIVLLLVVVIIILRSRAGRFAGSATAAAWALLVLGLSSWLMNYPLEAVHLVDDGVRGTTELIATSFNDDKALPEDAEDLGDESAVVAVDIQFDHIVRTTQYRTWATGVFGNPDSATAKEYGPKVFAATHFSWDEYETYRNDPEDAGAKIVEKKADDFKTYAEQIKENDALAYDHFKGGHWSQRVTTSLVNLAMILVTCGFLLLAALATLLAYALVRLLVPFSPALGVLFMIDRTRDAAVAMLKRVAGPLVMGPICFLVGLLLLRFFAAILATDALWFVLKLGLIGVLTYVAWKLVRPQAYTVGPVLNSVFAPLRAALAARMGTATADVGTSPSNRTEVAPTSGASSSFVLPYMSPTGSAWTDPDAATFVPYVPRQVEAASAGAVPSCETAMQSAQRVQRTLRLSSTDPAHRKTLAKPPPESTVLVDDRFLYRTDEVSRVWQAEATLSEYDPNHPRNVAAQRNLEDKIKNVDHAGHLFARIFKGPGDLINLVPMHGSKVNQGQYRRLENLWSDQIQEGKTVEVTIDLDYDGSSRRPTDIVVTHVVDGVEATTFIENEEPDSGGTDA; this comes from the coding sequence TTGGCGACTCTCCTGCTCGCGTCGCTCGTCGCGGTCCCGGCCACAGCGATCGACGTACCGTTCGACCCGTTGCCGATCCCGGGCGAGGACGCGTGCAACAACCTCGATGCGCCGATTCCGGCTTCACCTCATGGGTTTGGATCGTTCGTCGTCAAGCTCGACATCGATCGAGCGGGGTGGTCGGCAGATCCGTTTGCCGACGAGCACCCGGCGTCGATCGAATCGGTCTATGGAACTTCGCCGCAGTGGTTCACCTATGACAACGGCTGCACCGGGCAGTTCGTAGCCGAAGCCGGGACAGCGCTCAGCAACATCCTGCTTGAGCTCGCCGGCCTGCTGCCGAACTGGTCCCACGCCCTACTTCACTCAGTGCTCTCCCCCAGCTCGTGGCTCATCGCACTCGAAGAACCCGTCGTTGAGGCCACCACCGCGACCGCGCAGGGCGTGTGGTCGCCATGGCTGCCGATCGTCCTGCTTCTCGTCGTCGTGATCATCATCCTGCGGTCGCGAGCCGGTCGTTTCGCGGGCTCAGCCACTGCAGCGGCGTGGGCTCTCCTCGTACTCGGCCTCTCCTCCTGGCTGATGAACTACCCGTTGGAGGCCGTCCACCTCGTCGATGACGGCGTGCGCGGAACGACCGAGCTAATCGCCACGTCGTTCAACGACGACAAGGCTCTCCCGGAAGACGCCGAAGACCTCGGCGACGAGTCGGCGGTCGTCGCGGTGGACATTCAGTTCGACCACATCGTCCGAACGACGCAGTACCGCACGTGGGCCACTGGAGTCTTCGGCAATCCTGACTCGGCGACCGCCAAGGAGTACGGGCCGAAGGTCTTCGCCGCAACCCACTTCTCCTGGGACGAGTACGAGACCTACCGGAATGACCCTGAGGACGCCGGGGCGAAGATCGTCGAGAAGAAGGCCGACGACTTCAAGACGTACGCCGAGCAGATCAAGGAGAACGATGCGCTGGCGTACGACCACTTCAAAGGCGGCCATTGGTCACAGCGAGTCACGACATCACTGGTGAACCTAGCCATGATCTTGGTGACCTGCGGTTTCTTGCTTCTGGCCGCTCTCGCCACGCTGCTTGCGTACGCCCTGGTGCGGCTTCTCGTCCCGTTCTCTCCGGCGCTGGGTGTGCTCTTCATGATCGATCGCACCCGCGATGCGGCGGTCGCGATGCTCAAGCGTGTCGCCGGGCCGCTGGTGATGGGCCCGATCTGTTTCCTCGTGGGACTTCTGCTGCTGCGCTTCTTCGCCGCCATCCTTGCGACCGACGCCCTCTGGTTCGTCCTCAAGCTCGGCCTCATCGGCGTGCTGACGTACGTCGCCTGGAAACTGGTTCGACCGCAGGCCTACACCGTCGGGCCCGTCCTGAATAGCGTCTTCGCACCTCTTAGGGCGGCGTTGGCGGCTCGCATGGGCACCGCCACGGCCGACGTCGGGACGAGCCCATCGAACAGGACCGAGGTGGCTCCGACATCTGGGGCGTCATCCAGTTTCGTTCTCCCTTACATGTCGCCGACCGGATCAGCCTGGACTGATCCAGATGCAGCAACCTTCGTGCCGTACGTGCCCCGACAAGTCGAGGCGGCCTCAGCGGGTGCGGTCCCGTCCTGCGAGACTGCGATGCAATCAGCCCAACGTGTGCAGCGCACGCTCAGACTCTCGTCTACCGACCCGGCCCACAGAAAGACACTGGCGAAACCGCCGCCGGAATCTACGGTCCTGGTTGACGATCGCTTCTTGTACAGGACCGACGAGGTGAGTCGGGTTTGGCAGGCAGAGGCGACTCTGAGCGAGTACGACCCCAACCATCCGCGCAACGTAGCGGCGCAACGCAATCTCGAGGACAAGATCAAGAACGTCGACCACGCAGGCCACCTGTTTGCCCGGATCTTCAAGGGCCCTGGCGACCTGATCAACCTGGTCCCCATGCATGGCAGCAAGGTGAATCAAGGGCAATACCGACGGCTTGAGAATCTCTGGTCAGACCAGATTCAGGAGGGGAAGACGGTCGAGGTGACGATCGATCTCGACTACGACGGATCTAGCCGTAGACCAACCGACATCGTCGTCACGCACGTGGTCGACGGCGTTGAAGCGACTACATTTATCGAGAACGAAGAGCCCGATTCAGGAGGCACAGATGCTTGA
- a CDS encoding helix-turn-helix transcriptional regulator, giving the protein MGRSSDSAATLSRSVRTVRADGTPIYRWEQSPGMPAVRVVPLDPDCDTEHLPPDNRHAHDFWVLAYVERGGGAVGLDGRQVALRDGEVHAIAPGEVVAAESLAELTHARAWSVAFTPDAIPALASISPLTWAHHPLLALFAADGRHAVVPEEERPRWQAWLVELADELRHPDRLGAHDAVTATLTNLLVASARLAPTAPIAPDPLVSRVFDEIERTYATKVSAGDLARSLGYTPGHLTTVLRQRTGRTLLDWLTERRLTEARRLLRETNLPLSVISTRTGLTDPGYLVRRFKARYGTTPDRWRREG; this is encoded by the coding sequence ATGGGACGTTCTTCGGATTCGGCCGCGACGCTGTCGCGCTCGGTGCGTACGGTCCGGGCCGACGGCACCCCGATCTACCGTTGGGAGCAGAGCCCCGGGATGCCGGCGGTCAGGGTCGTACCTCTCGATCCCGACTGCGACACCGAGCACCTGCCTCCCGACAACCGGCACGCCCACGACTTCTGGGTGCTCGCCTACGTCGAGCGTGGCGGAGGCGCCGTCGGCCTCGACGGCCGGCAGGTGGCGCTGCGCGACGGCGAGGTCCACGCGATCGCTCCCGGTGAGGTCGTGGCCGCCGAGTCGCTCGCCGAGCTCACCCATGCGCGTGCCTGGTCGGTCGCCTTCACCCCCGACGCCATCCCCGCCCTCGCCTCCATCTCCCCGCTCACCTGGGCCCACCACCCCCTGCTCGCCCTCTTCGCCGCCGACGGTCGTCATGCGGTGGTACCCGAGGAGGAGCGCCCACGCTGGCAGGCCTGGCTCGTCGAGCTCGCCGACGAGCTACGCCACCCCGACCGCCTCGGCGCCCACGACGCCGTCACCGCCACTCTCACCAATCTTTTGGTCGCCTCGGCCCGTTTGGCCCCGACCGCCCCCATCGCCCCCGACCCGCTGGTCAGTCGCGTCTTCGATGAGATCGAGAGGACGTACGCCACCAAGGTCTCCGCCGGCGACCTAGCCCGGTCGTTGGGCTACACCCCCGGCCACCTCACCACCGTCCTGCGCCAACGCACCGGCCGCACCCTCCTCGACTGGCTCACCGAGCGCCGCCTCACCGAAGCCCGCCGCCTCCTCCGCGAAACCAACCTCCCCTTGTCCGTCATCTCCACCCGCACCGGCCTCACCGACCCCGGCTACCTCGTACGCCGCTTCAAGGCCCGCTACGGCACCACCCCCGACCGTTGGCGCCGGGAGGGGTGA
- a CDS encoding class I SAM-dependent methyltransferase: protein MTTIQIIDGRAESDRDREFLPGMGRTWLLPLYDLFTRFARVRPLHERTVELAGIQPAQTVLDVGCGTANLSFAVLRAVPGAVVTGHDPDASALRLAARKAGRRGVRLSLVQGYADRLLPKDGSVDHVVSSLALHHVDDAGREGFGREAYRVLKPGGRVTIVDFGAPDHGHGGHGHGKGHEGHRHRGMNAYTERNLDNGIVTILTDAGFTDAREIDHIEHRFGPITIVQATR from the coding sequence ATGACCACGATACAGATCATCGACGGCCGCGCCGAGAGCGATCGGGACCGCGAGTTCCTCCCCGGCATGGGCCGCACCTGGCTCCTCCCGCTCTACGACCTCTTCACCCGGTTCGCCCGCGTGCGCCCGCTCCACGAACGGACGGTCGAGCTCGCCGGCATCCAGCCCGCCCAGACCGTCCTCGACGTCGGCTGCGGCACGGCCAATCTCTCCTTCGCGGTGCTTCGCGCCGTCCCCGGAGCCGTCGTCACCGGGCACGACCCCGACGCGAGCGCGCTGCGGCTGGCGGCCCGGAAGGCGGGTCGGCGAGGCGTACGTCTCTCGCTGGTGCAGGGGTACGCCGACCGGCTGCTCCCGAAGGACGGCAGCGTCGACCACGTCGTCTCCTCGCTCGCTCTGCACCACGTCGACGACGCCGGGCGCGAGGGGTTCGGGCGCGAGGCGTACCGGGTGCTCAAGCCCGGCGGGCGGGTGACCATCGTCGACTTCGGTGCCCCCGACCACGGCCACGGCGGTCACGGACACGGGAAGGGACACGAGGGTCACCGTCACCGCGGCATGAACGCCTACACCGAGCGCAACCTCGACAACGGGATCGTCACGATCCTGACCGACGCCGGGTTCACCGACGCCCGCGAGATCGACCACATCGAGCACCGGTTCGGCCCGATCACGATCGTGCAGGCGACCCGCTGA
- a CDS encoding DUF429 domain-containing protein, with amino-acid sequence MHFIGVDLAWGVRRPTGLAVLDEEGRLVHVSAAKTDDEIVAALEPYVGSDCLVAIDAPLIVTNPTGNRPAEAALNKDFARFDAGAHPTNTSKPEFGEQPRGARIAARLGLDMNPRSGRRRRAIEVYPHPATVALFRLGRTLKYKHKSGREIDQLRAELLVLLGLLEGLQSSEPPLLLDDPAWLALRTAAENAVRKSELRAVEDQVDAVLCAYIGLFATHAPDRTTTYGDFATGYIVTPTLPDDLRPTPRGQAGAKIHDPGTAVREYAAIQPTLQEAADQYVQLVTSILDEAGINYLTVTSRAKSVASFAAKAARTVDGRPVYADPLREITDQIGLRVITYVHSDVQAVAELLDDQVVVLDDRDMGEETASEGRFGYASRHLLVSLDPAREGQAAYELLRGRQAQIQIRTVLQHAWAEFEHDIRYKGTIPSEHVPDFDRRFTLAAGLLELADREFSTIRDRLRQGVTGASTEAVDDDPRISPRELAAYLAGQYADAGWSRTDHYGWISGVILELGITSLTELGDALRSVDEDTLMARMDYRYPPGAVRRLDDALLWVYGDAYVELRANAHRVPALRARLAKMRDTD; translated from the coding sequence ATGCACTTCATCGGAGTCGACCTCGCCTGGGGCGTGCGCAGGCCGACCGGCCTGGCCGTCCTGGACGAGGAGGGCCGTCTCGTCCACGTCTCGGCCGCGAAGACCGACGACGAGATCGTCGCTGCCCTGGAGCCGTACGTCGGCAGCGACTGCCTGGTCGCGATCGATGCTCCCCTGATCGTCACCAACCCGACCGGGAACCGTCCGGCCGAGGCGGCGCTCAACAAGGACTTCGCTCGCTTCGACGCGGGCGCGCACCCCACCAACACCAGCAAGCCGGAGTTCGGCGAACAGCCGCGCGGCGCCCGGATCGCAGCCCGGCTGGGACTCGACATGAACCCGAGGTCGGGCCGCCGGCGGCGGGCGATCGAGGTCTACCCGCACCCCGCGACGGTCGCCCTCTTCCGCCTCGGCCGGACGCTGAAGTACAAGCACAAGTCCGGGCGTGAGATCGACCAGCTCCGTGCCGAGCTGCTCGTACTCCTCGGCCTGCTCGAAGGTCTCCAGAGCTCCGAGCCGCCGCTGCTGCTCGACGACCCGGCCTGGCTCGCCCTTCGCACCGCCGCCGAGAACGCCGTACGCAAGAGCGAGCTGCGCGCGGTCGAGGACCAGGTCGACGCGGTGCTCTGTGCCTACATCGGCCTGTTCGCGACCCACGCACCCGACCGGACCACGACCTACGGGGACTTCGCCACCGGCTACATCGTCACGCCGACGCTGCCCGACGACCTCCGCCCCACACCGCGCGGGCAGGCCGGGGCGAAGATCCACGACCCCGGGACCGCGGTCCGCGAGTACGCCGCGATCCAGCCGACGCTGCAGGAGGCGGCCGACCAGTACGTACAGCTGGTGACCTCGATCCTCGACGAGGCGGGCATCAACTACCTGACCGTGACCTCGCGCGCGAAGTCGGTCGCGTCGTTCGCGGCCAAGGCGGCTCGCACCGTCGACGGACGGCCGGTCTACGCCGACCCGCTCCGCGAGATCACCGACCAGATCGGGCTGCGGGTGATCACCTACGTCCACAGCGACGTCCAGGCGGTCGCCGAGCTCCTCGACGACCAGGTGGTGGTCCTCGACGATCGCGACATGGGCGAGGAGACCGCGAGCGAGGGCCGGTTCGGGTACGCCAGCCGTCACCTGCTGGTCAGCCTCGACCCCGCTCGCGAGGGGCAGGCGGCGTACGAGCTGTTGCGCGGCCGCCAGGCGCAGATCCAGATCCGCACCGTGCTGCAGCACGCCTGGGCCGAGTTCGAGCACGACATCCGCTACAAGGGCACGATCCCCAGCGAGCACGTGCCCGACTTCGACCGCCGGTTCACGCTCGCCGCGGGCCTGCTCGAGCTCGCGGACCGTGAGTTCTCCACGATCAGGGACCGGCTGCGGCAGGGCGTCACCGGCGCCAGCACCGAGGCCGTCGACGACGACCCGCGCATCAGCCCCCGAGAGCTGGCGGCCTACCTCGCCGGGCAGTACGCCGACGCCGGCTGGTCGCGCACCGACCACTACGGCTGGATCTCCGGTGTCATCCTCGAGCTGGGCATCACCTCGCTGACCGAGCTCGGCGACGCGTTGCGCTCGGTGGACGAGGACACCCTGATGGCCCGGATGGACTACCGCTACCCGCCGGGTGCCGTGCGGCGGCTCGACGACGCCCTGCTCTGGGTCTACGGCGACGCCTACGTCGAGCTGCGCGCCAATGCGCACCGGGTGCCGGCGCTGCGGGCCAGGCTCGCCAAGATGCGCGACACCGACTGA
- a CDS encoding molybdopterin-dependent oxidoreductase has product MRHLDRHTLAHAAAGVLAGAVGMSVAHLTAALLTPASSPALAVSTAVIDATPTPVKEWAVRELGSADKPILIGSVLLVTIAFAAVIGVIARRRLRLGVGLIAGLVLLAGAAVVRQPLFQITDLVPTLVALVLGPAVLVLLTRALTRALTAEPAPSHRREVPNDGAATRRSVLIGFGALALLSAAAATGGQLIVRSRTALADLMLPRVRDPLPALPAGLEDTHQGISRFITRNRDFYRVDTKLAVPIVDQNSWSLTIDGDVERELTFSYDDLRERENVEHDITLTCVSNEVGGKLVGAARWTGVPLKELLEEAGVGRNADQILSTDVEGFTISTPLEAALDGRDAMVALGMNGEVLPRVHGFPARLVVPGLYGYVGATKWVTKLTLTRYDEATAYWTDRDWAVDAPIKLSSRIDTPRPLSNISAGRTVIGGVAWAQHHGVAKVDVRIDGGRWQPADLGPDAGIDYWRQWFLPWDAEPGSHQLAVRVTDRDGTVQSDERATPFPDGSSGIQQIVVTVA; this is encoded by the coding sequence ATGAGACACCTGGATCGCCATACCCTCGCCCATGCCGCCGCCGGTGTGCTCGCCGGTGCCGTCGGAATGTCCGTCGCGCACCTCACGGCCGCGCTGCTGACGCCGGCCTCGTCCCCAGCGCTCGCGGTCAGTACCGCGGTCATCGACGCGACGCCCACCCCGGTCAAGGAGTGGGCGGTGCGCGAGCTCGGCAGCGCGGACAAGCCGATCCTGATCGGCAGCGTGCTGCTGGTCACGATCGCGTTCGCCGCCGTGATCGGCGTCATCGCCCGACGGCGGCTGAGACTCGGCGTCGGGCTCATCGCCGGCCTGGTCCTGCTCGCCGGAGCCGCCGTGGTCCGCCAGCCGCTCTTCCAGATCACCGACCTCGTGCCCACCCTGGTGGCGCTCGTCCTCGGGCCCGCCGTGCTGGTCCTGCTGACCCGCGCCCTGACCCGCGCCCTGACAGCTGAGCCCGCGCCGAGCCACCGGCGAGAGGTCCCGAACGACGGCGCGGCCACCCGCCGCAGCGTCCTGATCGGGTTCGGGGCCCTGGCCCTGCTCTCGGCCGCGGCCGCGACCGGCGGGCAGCTGATCGTACGCAGCCGCACGGCGCTCGCCGACCTGATGCTGCCGCGCGTCCGCGACCCGTTGCCCGCGCTCCCGGCCGGGCTGGAGGACACCCACCAGGGCATCTCCCGGTTCATCACCCGCAACCGCGACTTCTACCGGGTCGACACCAAGCTGGCCGTCCCGATCGTCGACCAGAACAGCTGGTCGCTGACCATCGACGGCGACGTCGAGCGCGAGCTGACCTTCAGCTACGACGACCTGCGCGAGCGCGAGAACGTCGAGCACGACATCACCCTGACCTGCGTCTCCAACGAGGTCGGCGGCAAGCTCGTCGGCGCGGCGCGCTGGACCGGCGTACCTCTCAAGGAGCTGCTCGAGGAGGCCGGCGTCGGCAGGAACGCCGACCAGATCCTCTCGACCGACGTCGAAGGCTTCACGATCAGCACCCCGCTCGAGGCGGCCCTGGACGGCCGCGACGCGATGGTCGCCCTCGGCATGAACGGCGAGGTCCTCCCCCGCGTCCACGGCTTCCCGGCCAGGCTGGTGGTACCCGGCCTCTACGGGTACGTCGGCGCCACCAAGTGGGTCACCAAGCTCACCCTGACCCGCTACGACGAGGCGACCGCCTACTGGACCGACCGCGACTGGGCCGTCGATGCCCCGATCAAGCTCTCCAGCCGGATCGACACGCCCCGGCCGCTGAGCAACATCTCCGCCGGCCGCACCGTCATCGGGGGTGTCGCCTGGGCCCAGCACCACGGCGTGGCCAAGGTCGACGTACGCATCGACGGCGGCCGCTGGCAGCCGGCCGACCTCGGCCCCGATGCCGGGATCGACTACTGGCGCCAGTGGTTCCTGCCCTGGGACGCCGAGCCGGGGAGCCATCAGCTGGCCGTGCGGGTCACCGACCGCGACGGCACCGTGCAGAGCGACGAGCGGGCCACCCCGTTCCCCGACGGGTCGAGCGGCATCCAGCAGATCGTCGTCACGGTCGCCTGA
- a CDS encoding fasciclin domain-containing protein, with product MKTNTLTRTGGAAATLALLMGLGLSACGSEDTESTDNGGSKTSETTEAAPEETEEAGAQTFGEGCKLIPADGAGSFNGMSTAPVASAASANPLLKTLVSAVGQAELVDTLNSADALTVFAPTDDAFKKIPKADLDAVLADKAMLTKVLTHHVVAGQLGPDEVAGEHETLAGDMITVEGSDEEFTVGKENAKVLCGNIPTANATVYVVDTVLMP from the coding sequence ATGAAGACCAACACGCTCACCCGCACCGGCGGCGCGGCTGCCACCCTGGCCCTCCTGATGGGTCTCGGCCTCTCCGCATGTGGCTCCGAGGACACCGAGTCCACGGACAACGGCGGCTCGAAGACCTCCGAGACCACCGAGGCCGCTCCCGAGGAGACCGAGGAGGCCGGCGCCCAGACCTTCGGCGAAGGCTGCAAGCTGATCCCCGCCGACGGTGCCGGCTCGTTCAACGGCATGTCGACCGCACCGGTCGCCTCGGCTGCGAGCGCGAACCCGCTGCTCAAGACGCTGGTCTCCGCCGTCGGCCAGGCCGAGCTCGTCGACACCCTCAACAGCGCCGACGCGCTGACGGTCTTCGCCCCGACCGACGACGCCTTCAAGAAGATCCCGAAGGCCGACCTCGACGCGGTGCTGGCCGACAAGGCCATGCTGACCAAGGTCCTCACCCACCACGTGGTGGCCGGACAGCTCGGCCCGGACGAGGTCGCCGGTGAGCACGAGACCCTGGCCGGCGACATGATCACCGTCGAGGGCTCGGACGAGGAGTTCACCGTCGGCAAGGAGAACGCCAAGGTGCTGTGCGGCAACATCCCGACCGCCAACGCCACGGTGTACGTGGTCGACACCGTGCTGATGCCCTGA